The DNA sequence CACGCCGAGCGGGTGGAAGGGGAGAGCAAGTATTCGTTCTATAGCCTGATCCGGCTCAATTTCGACCTGATGACCGGCTTTTCGGTGGTGCCGCTGCAGATCTTCGCCCTGTTCGGCATCAGCACCGCCCTCTTCTCCCTGGTCTTCGCCCTGTTCCTGCTGGTGCGGCGCTTCATCGTCGGGGCGGAGGTGGAGGGGGTCTTCACCCTGTTCGCCATCCTGTTCTTCTTCGTCGGCATCATCATCTTCGGCATCGGCATCGTGGGCGAGTACGTGGGCAGGATCTACCAGGAGGTGCGCAAACGCCCCCGGTACGTGGTGCGGCAAACCTACGGCTTCGAAGAATAACAGGTTGTTGAAAACAGCCATCAGGCCTTCATCCTCGAAAGGCCCTTCGTGCGGCGTAGGCCTGCTACGCCTCCTCGGGTCTTGCCTATCGGGTGCGACGATCTGACTATTTCTGAACAACCTGAGCGGATAGTTGAAAATAAAAATAATCATTCCATGGGAATAACCTTGCAATCTGACAAACTGATCGTCTGCGCCTACCATAATGTGGGCTATCGCTGTATCGAGGAGTTGCTGCGCCAAGGGGCGGACATCGCCTTGATCTTCACCCACGAGGACTCACCCACGGAGGAGATCTGGTTCAAATCGGTGCGGGAGTTGGCGGACCGCCACGGCATCCCGTACCTGACCACGGACATCTCCCTCCCGGAAAATGTGGAACGGGTGCGGGCCATTGCGCCGGATTTCCTCTTCTCCTTCTATTACCGTAACATGATCAAGCCGGCGGTGCTGGAGATCCCGAAACAAGGCGCGTTCAACCTGCACGGCTCGTACCTGCCCAAGTACCGCGGCCGGGTGCCGGTCAACTGGGCGGTGATCAACGGCGAGAGCGAAACCGGGGCGACGCTGCACCACATGGTGGCGAAGCCCGACGCCGGCGCCATCGTGGATCAGGAACGGGTGGAGATCGCCTTCACCGACACGGCGTTCGATGTCTTCAACAAGATCACCGATGCGGCGGTGGCGGTTATGGCCCGCGCCTGGCCGCAACTCAGGGAGGGGAGGGCGGCGTGCATCCCCATGAACCTGGCCGAGGGCGCCTACTTCGGCGGCCGCAAGCCCGCCGACGGCCAGATCGACTGGCAGCAAAGCGCCCTACGGATCTATAACCTGGTCCGGGGCGTAACCCACCCCTACCCCGGCGCGTTCAGCCACCTGGATGGCAGAAAGGTCGTCATCTGGTCCGCCTGGCCGGTGGAGGGGCGCGGAGAGCCGGGGCGCATCGTGTCGCACCGTCCGCTCCTGATTGGCACCGGAGAAGGATTGCTGGAGATCCGCTCGCTCCAGGCCGAGGGTGGTGACGAGGTCACCGCCACGGATTTTATGACCATTGACGAGCAGTTTACTTAACAGACGGTTGAAAAACTCAGGTTGTTCAAAAATAGTCAGATCGTCGCACCCGCAGAATGCCCTGAGGAGGCGTGAGCTTTGCTACGCCGCACGAAAGGG is a window from the Oryzomonas sagensis genome containing:
- a CDS encoding formyltransferase; this translates as MQSDKLIVCAYHNVGYRCIEELLRQGADIALIFTHEDSPTEEIWFKSVRELADRHGIPYLTTDISLPENVERVRAIAPDFLFSFYYRNMIKPAVLEIPKQGAFNLHGSYLPKYRGRVPVNWAVINGESETGATLHHMVAKPDAGAIVDQERVEIAFTDTAFDVFNKITDAAVAVMARAWPQLREGRAACIPMNLAEGAYFGGRKPADGQIDWQQSALRIYNLVRGVTHPYPGAFSHLDGRKVVIWSAWPVEGRGEPGRIVSHRPLLIGTGEGLLEIRSLQAEGGDEVTATDFMTIDEQFT